The following proteins are co-located in the Oenanthe melanoleuca isolate GR-GAL-2019-014 chromosome 4, OMel1.0, whole genome shotgun sequence genome:
- the SLC10A7 gene encoding sodium/bile acid cotransporter 7 isoform X3 → MAAVGETFPVSGSGWPCRRAVGPRPAPRPQQPRAAERQRAEPGRTAPSGAGRRGAAGSAMGLLERLRKEWFILGIVLVIAVARLEPGVGVKGGPLKPEITITYIAVSAIFFNSGLSLKTELADSGLHATSGVFCCNFNQSCWWE, encoded by the exons ATGGCGGCGGTGGGTGAGACTTTTCCTGTCAGCGGATCCGGCTGGCCCTGCCGGCGGGCGGTGgggccgcgccccgccccgcgcccgcagCAGCCCCGAGCAGCCGAGCGGCAGCGGGCCGAGCCCGGCCGAACCGCACCGAGCGGCGCcgggcggcggggagcggcgggcaGCGccatggggctgctggagcGGCTCCGGAAGGAGTGGTTCATCCTCGGCATCGTGCTGGTCATCGCCGTGGCGCGGCTGGAGCCCGGCGTCGGCGTCAAAGGCG GACCCTTGAAACCAGAAATTACCATAACTTACATTGCCGTTTCAGCTATATTCTTTAACAGTGGACTCTCCTTAAAAACTGAG cTTGCAGACAGTGGGCTGCATGCCACCTCCGGTGTCTTCTGCTGTAATTTTAACCAAAGCTGTTGGTGGGAATGA